The Caldalkalibacillus uzonensis genome contains the following window.
TGTGTGTCGGTTTTCACCGGCATCTCTATGATGGAACGTCCAACATTTATACAATTGCAGTCATGAAATGCATCAAATGCCTGGTTAATTTCCTCCAGCTTGAGGCGATTCAAAATGAGTTCATCAAGCATAAATCGTCCATCTAAATAAAGACGGGCAATTGTCGGAAAATCACGAAACGGTTGTACATCTCCGTAAAAGCTTCCTCTCAAAATTTTCCCAACACGGTGAAAACCTCCGGCGGGAAGACTGAGCACCTTGTGTGGATTAAACGCCCCCACAACAACCACAGTTCCTCCTTTTCGAGTGCCTTTCCATGCATTTTCTGTTGCTTCCGTATGACCTGAACAATCAATGGCAAAATGAACACCAAAACCTCCTGTTAACTCCTTCAGTGCTTCTTCTACATTGTCTTTAGCGACATTAACGGTATGAGTCGCTCCAAACTTCTTGGCTATTTCCAAATTAGCTGGTTTCACATCACAGGCAATGATTTTGGCTGCCCCAGCAATTCGTGCACCCTGAATGGCATTAACGCCAACACCGCCAATACCAAAAACAGCTACAGTAGAACCTGGGGTTACTTTTGCTGCATTCACTGCCGCCCCATATCCCGTTGCCACACCGCAGCCGATCAGAGAGGCTTGGGCCATGGGCATTTCATCAGGAAGCTTGACACATGACATCTCCGGCACCACGGTATATTCTGCAAAGGTTGACAGCAAGGAGTAATGAAAAATGATGTTGTCATCTTTACTAAGTCTTGAAGTACCATCCAATAAGGTCCCATTAAACATAGGACCAAAAGCAGATTCACATAAATGTACCGCTCCTGTGACACAAAACTCACAGCGTCCGCAGTAAGGTACCCAGTTTAGAGCTACTTTATCCCCGACTTGAACGTTTGTTACATTGGGACCAACTTCCACTACAATTCCTGCACCTTCATGACCAAGTATAGTCGGAGTGGGGGTCGTGCTGTCATTTAGCGCATTTAAATCACTGTGGC
Protein-coding sequences here:
- a CDS encoding Zn-dependent alcohol dehydrogenase; translation: MKIKAAVMTGVGRPLEIQAVDLAPPKANEVLVKVEATGVCHSDLNALNDSTTPTPTILGHEGAGIVVEVGPNVTNVQVGDKVALNWVPYCGRCEFCVTGAVHLCESAFGPMFNGTLLDGTSRLSKDDNIIFHYSLLSTFAEYTVVPEMSCVKLPDEMPMAQASLIGCGVATGYGAAVNAAKVTPGSTVAVFGIGGVGVNAIQGARIAGAAKIIACDVKPANLEIAKKFGATHTVNVAKDNVEEALKELTGGFGVHFAIDCSGHTEATENAWKGTRKGGTVVVVGAFNPHKVLSLPAGGFHRVGKILRGSFYGDVQPFRDFPTIARLYLDGRFMLDELILNRLKLEEINQAFDAFHDCNCINVGRSIIEMPVKTDTQTMDDCEGFEFVS